Proteins from one Rosa chinensis cultivar Old Blush chromosome 7, RchiOBHm-V2, whole genome shotgun sequence genomic window:
- the LOC112178794 gene encoding UPF0047 protein YjbQ: MQSSLSFLSVAKPLSVSSPVRIKCSLFTAPSTTDPNSMAASGPKWAQKTITLPPQRRGCHLITPKIMKEIGQDLSGFNCGLAHLFLQHTSASLTINENYDSDVRTDTETFLNRIVPEGASAPWRHTLEGPDDMPAHIKSSMFGCQLSIPITNGKLNMGTWQGIWLCEHRDEPTARKVVVTLNGI, translated from the exons ATGCAAAGCTCACTGTCGTTCCTCTCTGTGGCGAAGCCCCTCTCAGTCTCATCTCCGGTTCGCATCAAGTGTTCATTGTTCACCGCCCCAAGCACCACCGACCCCAATTCAATGGCAGCTTCCGGTCCCAAGTGGGCCCAGAAGACCATAACTCTGCCTCCCCAGAGAAGAGGCTGCCACCTCATCACCCCTAAG ATAATGAAGGAAATCGGGCAGGACTTGTCTGGATTCAACTGCGGACTTGCTCACCTCTTCT TGCAACACACAAGTGCTTCTCTTACTATCAATGAGAACTATGACTCTGATGTTCGTACCGATACAGAGACATTCCTTAATAGGATAGTTCCTGAG gggGCATCTGCACCGTGGAGACATACCCTTGAAG GCCCAGATGACATGCCGGCACACATTAAATCATCAATGTTTGGCTGCCAACTGTC GATTCCAATCACAAATGGGAAGCTTAACATGGGAACTTGGCAG GGAATATGGTTGTGTGAGCATCGTGACGAACCTACCGCTCGGAAAGTTGTGGTCACGCTTAATGGAATATGA
- the LOC112178793 gene encoding putative calcium-binding protein CML19: MTVDVVSLTPAASMEKAQQQHSPKSTLAKLCRKLSSRKAEKRTLSSPTSSSCSSELEKVFYYFDENGDGKISPAELQTCVRTVGGELSEEEAQAAVDASDLDGDGMLGFEEFQKLMQATNGDEENKSKELRDAFRMYEMEGSGCITPASLKRMLGRLGESRSIEDCKTMICMFDLNGDGVLNFDEFRIMMA; encoded by the coding sequence ATGACGGTCGACGTAGTTTCTTTGACTCCAGCAGCTTCCATGGAGAAGGCGCAGCAACAGCATTCTCCCAAGTCGACCTTGGCAAAGCTGTGCCGTAAACTGTCTTCGAGAAAGGCAGAGAAGCGCACTCTATCGAGTCCAACGAGCAGCTCATGCAGCAGCGAGCTCGAGAAGGTGTTCTATTACTTTGATGAGAACGGTGACGGTAAGATATCCCCGGCAGAACTTCAGACCTGTGTGAGGACTGTCGGAGGAGAGCTCTCCGAGGAGGAAGCGCAAGCGGCCGTGGACGCTTCCGATTTGGATGGGGATGGGATGCTGGGATTTGAAGAGTTCCAGAAGTTGATGCAGGCCACAAATGGAGACGAGGAGAACAAGAGCAAAGAGCTCAGAGATGCCTTTCGGATGTATGAAATGGAGGGCTCAGGATGCATAACACCCGCAAGCTTGAAGAGGATGCTGGGCAGGTTGGGCGAGTCGCGCTCCATTGAGGATTGCAAGACCATGATTTGCATGTTCGACCTCAATGGAGATGGAGTTCTCAACTTTGATGAGTTCAGAATCATGATGGCATGA
- the LOC112178966 gene encoding uncharacterized protein At1g76660 isoform X2 gives MMHNHPVRKRWGGCLGAFSCFGTQKGGKRIVPASRIPDGNASATQPNGPQAAGLANQATGLAPSLLAPPSSPASFTNSALPSTAQSPSCYLSLAANSPGGPSNRMFATGPYANETQLVSPPVFSTFTTEPSTAPLTPPPELAHLTTPSSPDVPFARFLSSSADIKSTEKTNYIAANDLQATYSLYPGSPASSLRSPISRASNDCSSSSFPERDFPPQWDPSVSPQNGNYPRSGSGRLYGHDTTGPSVASQDSNFFCPATFAQFYLDNPPFPHTGGRLSVSKDSDAYSTSGNGNGNGSQNRHNRSPKQDVEELEAYRASFGFSADEIITTTQYVEITDVMDESFTIGSHKSPPEESVEPKSAVAGRSDLPVLSNGYEDQKSRRQPCDVSRSTTPGMRTVTNEEDIFSKMGSSKSSRRYQMGQSCSDAEIDYRRGRSLREGKGDFTWHDKE, from the exons ATGATGCATAACCATCCAGTG AGAAAGAGATGGGGAGGATGTTTGGGTGCATTCTCTTGTTTCGGTACACAGAAAGGTGGAAAGCGTATAGTCCCTGCATCTCGCATACCTGACGGCAATGCATCAGCGACCCAGCCAAATGGACCCCAAGCAGCTGGGTTGGCAAACCAAGCAACAGGATTAGCTCCATCTCTTTTAGCTCCGCCTTCTTCGCCAGCATCATTTACAAATTCCGCCCTTCCTTCAACAGCTCAGTCACCCAGTTGTTACTTGTCATTAGCTGCGAACTCACCAGGAGGTCCTTCAAACAGAATGTTTGCAACTGGGCCGTACGCCAATGAAACACAACTGGTCTCGCCTCCTGTTTTCTCAACCTTCACAACTGAGCCGTCCACAGCTCCTCTTACTCCCCCTCCAGAATTGGCGCATCTAACTACTCCCTCTTCCCCAGATGTGCCATTTGCTCGTTTCCTCTCATCTTCAGCGGATATTAAAAGCACTGAGAAGACCAATTACATTGCTGCAAATGATCTTCAAGCTACATATTCGCTGTATCCTGGGAGCCCTGCTAGTAGTCTCAGATCTCCAATTTCAAGGGCATCAAATGACTgttcttcatcatcttttccAGAACGCGATTTCCCCCCACAGTGGGATCCCTCAGTTTCTCCCCAAAATGGAAACTATCCAAGGAGTGGTTCTGGCAGGTTGTATGGGCATGACACAACTGGACCCTCTGTGGCATCTCAAGACTCGAATTTCTTCTGTCCTGCAACATTTGCACAGTTTTATCTGGATAATCCACCATTCCCTCATACTGGAGGAAGGTTAAGTGTTTCCAAGGATTCAGATGCTTACTCAACTAGtggaaatggaaatggaaatggaaGTCAGAACAGGCACAATAGAAGCCCTAAGCAAGATGTGGAAGAATTAGAAGCCTATAGAGCATCCTTTGGGTTCAGTGCTGATGAAATTATTACCACCACCCAGTATGTTGAGATTACTGATGTCATGGATGAATCATTTACCATTGGCTCTCATAAATCTCCCCCAGAGGAAAGCGTAGAGCCTAAATCTGCCGTTGCAGGACGCTCTGACTTGCCAGTATTGTCCAATGGATATGAAG ATCAAAAGTCCCGAAGACAGCCTTGTGATGTCTCTCGATCAACTACGCCTGGTATGCGTACTGTGACCAATGAAGAAGACATATTCTCAAAGATGGGCTCATCTAAATCGAGCAGAAGGTATCAGATGGGGCAATCTTGCTCAGATGCGGAAATCGActacagaagaggaagaagcttACGAGAGGGCAAAGGGGATTTCACATGGCATGACAAAGAATAA
- the LOC112178966 gene encoding uncharacterized protein At1g76660 isoform X1: MGSEQNRFPQQERRKRWGGCLGAFSCFGTQKGGKRIVPASRIPDGNASATQPNGPQAAGLANQATGLAPSLLAPPSSPASFTNSALPSTAQSPSCYLSLAANSPGGPSNRMFATGPYANETQLVSPPVFSTFTTEPSTAPLTPPPELAHLTTPSSPDVPFARFLSSSADIKSTEKTNYIAANDLQATYSLYPGSPASSLRSPISRASNDCSSSSFPERDFPPQWDPSVSPQNGNYPRSGSGRLYGHDTTGPSVASQDSNFFCPATFAQFYLDNPPFPHTGGRLSVSKDSDAYSTSGNGNGNGSQNRHNRSPKQDVEELEAYRASFGFSADEIITTTQYVEITDVMDESFTIGSHKSPPEESVEPKSAVAGRSDLPVLSNGYEDQKSRRQPCDVSRSTTPGMRTVTNEEDIFSKMGSSKSSRRYQMGQSCSDAEIDYRRGRSLREGKGDFTWHDKE; this comes from the exons ATGGGTTCCGAGCAGAACAGGTTTCCTCAGCAGGAACGG AGAAAGAGATGGGGAGGATGTTTGGGTGCATTCTCTTGTTTCGGTACACAGAAAGGTGGAAAGCGTATAGTCCCTGCATCTCGCATACCTGACGGCAATGCATCAGCGACCCAGCCAAATGGACCCCAAGCAGCTGGGTTGGCAAACCAAGCAACAGGATTAGCTCCATCTCTTTTAGCTCCGCCTTCTTCGCCAGCATCATTTACAAATTCCGCCCTTCCTTCAACAGCTCAGTCACCCAGTTGTTACTTGTCATTAGCTGCGAACTCACCAGGAGGTCCTTCAAACAGAATGTTTGCAACTGGGCCGTACGCCAATGAAACACAACTGGTCTCGCCTCCTGTTTTCTCAACCTTCACAACTGAGCCGTCCACAGCTCCTCTTACTCCCCCTCCAGAATTGGCGCATCTAACTACTCCCTCTTCCCCAGATGTGCCATTTGCTCGTTTCCTCTCATCTTCAGCGGATATTAAAAGCACTGAGAAGACCAATTACATTGCTGCAAATGATCTTCAAGCTACATATTCGCTGTATCCTGGGAGCCCTGCTAGTAGTCTCAGATCTCCAATTTCAAGGGCATCAAATGACTgttcttcatcatcttttccAGAACGCGATTTCCCCCCACAGTGGGATCCCTCAGTTTCTCCCCAAAATGGAAACTATCCAAGGAGTGGTTCTGGCAGGTTGTATGGGCATGACACAACTGGACCCTCTGTGGCATCTCAAGACTCGAATTTCTTCTGTCCTGCAACATTTGCACAGTTTTATCTGGATAATCCACCATTCCCTCATACTGGAGGAAGGTTAAGTGTTTCCAAGGATTCAGATGCTTACTCAACTAGtggaaatggaaatggaaatggaaGTCAGAACAGGCACAATAGAAGCCCTAAGCAAGATGTGGAAGAATTAGAAGCCTATAGAGCATCCTTTGGGTTCAGTGCTGATGAAATTATTACCACCACCCAGTATGTTGAGATTACTGATGTCATGGATGAATCATTTACCATTGGCTCTCATAAATCTCCCCCAGAGGAAAGCGTAGAGCCTAAATCTGCCGTTGCAGGACGCTCTGACTTGCCAGTATTGTCCAATGGATATGAAG ATCAAAAGTCCCGAAGACAGCCTTGTGATGTCTCTCGATCAACTACGCCTGGTATGCGTACTGTGACCAATGAAGAAGACATATTCTCAAAGATGGGCTCATCTAAATCGAGCAGAAGGTATCAGATGGGGCAATCTTGCTCAGATGCGGAAATCGActacagaagaggaagaagcttACGAGAGGGCAAAGGGGATTTCACATGGCATGACAAAGAATAA
- the LOC112177834 gene encoding uncharacterized protein LOC112177834, with protein sequence MLLMIIWATWRNRNAKVWDGDVKLASKVVPIILGWWEEYRAVHALAKVPRPVTHELWKKPPVGLVKLYVDVAFDNVTGCTGVGGIFRDSRGSCVGGFRHYVSISNSARHGELLALLYGVKLAIAHHFVPLMVEIDCQDLVTAIESSSLNWTELGFLVHDLEELLKAASNAQVCYVHRSANRVAHTLAQKAKHGSFSLNSFIVSPPRVEELIILECNDI encoded by the coding sequence atgcttttgatgattatttggGCTACATGGAGGAATCGGAATGCAAAAGTGTGGGATGGGGATGTCAAACTTGCCTCCAAAGTGGTACCCATTATTCTAGGTTGGTGGGAGGAATATAGGGCAGTTCATGCTTTAGCAAAGGTACCAAGACCGGTAACGCATGAACTGTGGAAGAAGCCCCCCGTGGGCTTGGTGAAACTTTATGTTGACGTTGCATTTGATAATGTTACAGGTTGTACTGGGGTGGGTGGGATCTTTCGAGATTCCAGGGGCTCTTGTGTAGGAGGATTCAGGCACTATGTATCGATCTCAAACTCAGCTAGGCATGGGGAGCTCCTTGCTTTGCTATATGGGGTCAAGCTTGCAATTGCCCATCATTTTGTTCCCCTGATGGTGGAAATAGATTGTCAAGATTTGGTCACTGCGATTGAGAGCTCTAGCTTGAACTGGACTGAGTTGGGTTTCTTGGTGCATGATCTTGAGGAGTTGTTGAAGGCTGCTTCCAATGCCCAGGTTTGTTATGTTCACCGTAGTGCAAACAGGGTTGCTCATACCCTAGCTCAAAAGGCCAAACAtggttctttttctttgaattctttcattgtATCTCCTCCAAGAGTGGAGGAACTTATAATCTTGGAATGTAATGACATTTGA